A portion of the Bombus pascuorum chromosome 8, iyBomPasc1.1, whole genome shotgun sequence genome contains these proteins:
- the LOC132909729 gene encoding transient receptor potential channel pyrexia-like isoform X1 gives MNSYDNDQLKLITSIENDDVGTAIEICTTRFDKKFLQPVGVLRVTIVQLAAWRGNIELLQLLYENGADINATDKIGRCALFHAAHHGNCEVVNWLLEHGAFTENRVGVDSCYKNTRSPSNLCFIGRNLPTPECWGRTPMHQAVKNNHAAVVKILVEAGADVNVKDERGITPLLLAGTAVAKENCNEISKFNDIVEILVAAKASPNVIDPNTGTTVLHTATLLGSCSATRRLLNGGAWPLYQCKGTGSTPLHLAASTGNPEALSILLENIPFCDIDIRDNINRTPLHRAAYQGHHECVRILIDHGGNLSAETNTGITVIDAIFAHIPTPILFLNDILSSRVKMSSVESSVENSQITIDFNVLAPKEELQMGVVTSLIAAASNVEQLTILQHPLVETFLWLKWSKLRVFFFSLVFVHALLVFSLSGYSITILRYETDYTLLRRILSSCSCVLFLHNVVQVLMVPRHYLRQYETWLSFACAAISLTISMGSAYRSEITASSGEKELHGARQPPQWMLHSISLAILLAWMQMMLLIGRLPMCGYYALMFSTVLKNILKVLLAFVCLIVGFAFSFAVLFHGNDQFRNSWRAVVKTVVMMMGEYEYGALFSDEKNGSSFLPATSRVVFLAFVMLASIVLMNLMIGLAVNDIQGLEKEGHIRQLLKQAEFVAHLERLVLTSHRIFRRNWLHPRLARLLDSRRGIPTKITFCYHERYFHESSLGVPARLREALFLLALGNSRDTESRRENNNGDDNVELKALLEEVLLQLRVPYYPSAMRNFSVPCNARTGLRKITNL, from the exons ATGAATTCGTATGATAACGatcaattaaaattgatcACCTCTATTGAAAACGACGATGTGGGAACGGCAATAGAGATCTGCACCACgagattcgataaaaaattcttacaGCCTGTTGGAGTACTGCGCGTGACTATCGTTCAGTTGGCTGCTTGGCGAGGGAATATTGAATTATTGCAACTGTTGTATGAAAATGGAGCTGATATCAATGCCACGGACAAAATTGGCAGATGTGCGCTTTTTCACGCGGCGCATCATGGAAACTGCGAAGTGGTGAATTGGTTGTTGGAACATGGAGCTTTCACGGAAAATAGAGTCGGAGTTGATTCTTGTTACAAGAATACTCGTTCACCTTCGAACCTGTGTTTTATTGGTCGAAAC TTACCTACACCAGAGTGTTGGGGAAGGACACCCATGCACCAAGCTGTGAAGAACAATCACGCTGCTGTAGTCAAGATCCTGGTGGAAGCTGGTGCTGATGTGAACGTGAAAGACGAACGTGGAATCACACCATTGCTACTAGCAGGGACCGCAGTCGCAAAAGAGAATTGCaacgaaatttccaaatttaatgACATCGTCGAGATCCTCGTAGCAGCGAAAGCTTCACCTAACGTCATCGATCCTAATACAG GTACTACCGTATTGCATACTGCGACCTTACTAGGAAGTTGTTCGGCGACGAGAAGGTTACTGAACGGTGGTGCGTGGCCTCTTTATCAATGCAAAGGCACAGGAAGTACTCCTCTTCATCTCGCTGCCAGCACGGGTAACCCAGAGGCGCTTTCGATCCTTCTAGAGAACATACCTTTTTGTGATATCGACATTCGAGATAAC ATCAATCGAACACCATTGCATAGAGCAGCTTACCAAGGTCATCACGAGTGCGTTCGAATACTAATCGATCACGGTGGCAATTTAAGCGCAGAAACGAACACCGGAATTACTGTCATCGATGCCATATTTGCTCACATACCAACACCAATCTTATTTCTAAACGATATTCTGTCTTCCCGCGTTAAAATGAGTTCCGTTGAAAGTTCTGTGGAAAATTCCCAG ATCACCATTGACTTCAACGTGCTAGCGCCAAAAGAAGAGCTGCAAATGGGAGTAGTTACGTCCCTTATTGCAGCAGCCTCGAACGTGGAACAATTGACGATACTACAACATCCGCTGGTGGAAACGTTCCTCTGGTTGAAGTGGTCCAAGTTGAGAGTATTCTTCTTTAGTCTCGTCTTCGTCCACGCCCTGCTGGTCTTTTCCCTGTCTGGTTATTCCATAACGATATTGCGATACGAGACTGATTACACCCTGTTGCGGAGGATTCTCTCTTCCTGTTCTTGCGTCCTCTTCCTTCACAATGTCGTTCAGGTGCTGATGGTACCTAG ACATTATCTGAGACAGTACGAAACGTGGCTATCGTTCGCCTGCGCGGCGATATCTCTGACGATTTCAATGGGTAGCGCTTATAGAAGCGAGATTACGGCTTCATCAGGGGAAAAGGAATTACACGGTGCTCGACAACCCCCTCAATGGATGTTGCATTCCATCAGCCTGGCAATCCTGCTTGCCTGGATGCAAATGATGCTGTTAATCGGCCGTCTTCCAATGTGCGGATATTACGCGCTCATGTTCTCCACGGTGCTGAAGAATATTCTGAAG GTTCTCCTAGCGTTCGTCTGCCTGATTGTCGGATTCGCGTTCAGCTTCGCCGTTTTGTTCCACGGGAACGACCAGTTTCGCAATTCCTGGAGGGCCGTCGTGAAGACCGTGGTAATGATGATGGGTGAGTACGAGTACGGGGCTCTGTTCTCGGACGAGAAGAATGGGAGTTCCTTCCTACCAGCCACGAGCAGGGTCGTGTTCCTCGCTTTCGTCATGCTCGCTAGTATCGTCCTGATGAACCTGATGATCGGCCTCGCGGTCAATGACATCCAAGGCCTCGAGAAGGAG GGACACATTCGCCAATTGTTGAAGCAGGCCGAGTTTGTGGCTCATTTAGAAAGACTAGTGCTGACATCACATCGAATCTTTCGCCGCAATTGGCTACATCCTCGGTTAGCCAGGCTGCTAGACTCGAGGCGAGGCATTCCCACAAAAATTACGTTCTGTTATCACGAACGTTATTTCCATGAATCATCCCTCGGCGTGCCAGCGAGGCTGAGGGAGGCGTTGTTTCTGCTCGCCTTGGGAAACTCGCGCGACACCGAAAG CAGGCGTGAAAATAACAACGGGGACGATAACGTGGAATTAAAGGCGCTGTTGGAGGAAGTGTTGCTGCAATTAAGGGTACCTTATTATCCGTCCGCCATGAGAAACTTTTCAGTACCTTGTAATGCACGAACGGGGCTGAGGAAGATTACTAACCtgtga
- the LOC132909729 gene encoding transient receptor potential channel pyrexia-like isoform X2, whose product MNSYDNDQLKLITSIENDDVGTAIEICTTRFDKKFLQPVGVLRVTIVQLAAWRGNIELLQLLYENGADINATDKIGRCALFHAAHHGNCEVVNWLLEHGAFTENRVGVDSCYKNTRSPSNLCFIGRNLPTPECWGRTPMHQAVKNNHAAVVKILVEAGADVNVKDERGITPLLLAGTAVAKENCNEISKFNDIVEILVAAKASPNVIDPNTGTTVLHTATLLGSCSATRRLLNGGAWPLYQCKGTGSTPLHLAASTGNPEALSILLENIPFCDIDIRDNINRTPLHRAAYQGHHECVRILIDHGGNLSAETNTGITVIDAIFAHIPTPILFLNDILSSRVKMSSVESSVENSQITIDFNVLAPKEELQMGVVTSLIAAASNVEQLTILQHPLVETFLWLKWSKLRVFFFSLVFVHALLVFSLSGYSITILRYETDYTLLRRILSSCSCVLFLHNVVQVLMVPRHYLRQYETWLSFACAAISLTISMGSAYRSEITASSGEKELHGARQPPQWMLHSISLAILLAWMQMMLLIGRLPMCGYYALMFSTVLKNILKVLLAFVCLIVGFAFSFAVLFHGNDQFRNSWRAVVKTVVMMMGEYEYGALFSDEKNGSSFLPATSRVVFLAFVMLASIVLMNLMIGLAVNDIQGLEKEGHIRQLLKQAEFVAHLERLVLTSHRIFRRNWLHPRLARLLDSRRGIPTKITFCYHERYFHESSLGVPARLREALFLLALGNSRDTERRENNNGDDNVELKALLEEVLLQLRVPYYPSAMRNFSVPCNARTGLRKITNL is encoded by the exons ATGAATTCGTATGATAACGatcaattaaaattgatcACCTCTATTGAAAACGACGATGTGGGAACGGCAATAGAGATCTGCACCACgagattcgataaaaaattcttacaGCCTGTTGGAGTACTGCGCGTGACTATCGTTCAGTTGGCTGCTTGGCGAGGGAATATTGAATTATTGCAACTGTTGTATGAAAATGGAGCTGATATCAATGCCACGGACAAAATTGGCAGATGTGCGCTTTTTCACGCGGCGCATCATGGAAACTGCGAAGTGGTGAATTGGTTGTTGGAACATGGAGCTTTCACGGAAAATAGAGTCGGAGTTGATTCTTGTTACAAGAATACTCGTTCACCTTCGAACCTGTGTTTTATTGGTCGAAAC TTACCTACACCAGAGTGTTGGGGAAGGACACCCATGCACCAAGCTGTGAAGAACAATCACGCTGCTGTAGTCAAGATCCTGGTGGAAGCTGGTGCTGATGTGAACGTGAAAGACGAACGTGGAATCACACCATTGCTACTAGCAGGGACCGCAGTCGCAAAAGAGAATTGCaacgaaatttccaaatttaatgACATCGTCGAGATCCTCGTAGCAGCGAAAGCTTCACCTAACGTCATCGATCCTAATACAG GTACTACCGTATTGCATACTGCGACCTTACTAGGAAGTTGTTCGGCGACGAGAAGGTTACTGAACGGTGGTGCGTGGCCTCTTTATCAATGCAAAGGCACAGGAAGTACTCCTCTTCATCTCGCTGCCAGCACGGGTAACCCAGAGGCGCTTTCGATCCTTCTAGAGAACATACCTTTTTGTGATATCGACATTCGAGATAAC ATCAATCGAACACCATTGCATAGAGCAGCTTACCAAGGTCATCACGAGTGCGTTCGAATACTAATCGATCACGGTGGCAATTTAAGCGCAGAAACGAACACCGGAATTACTGTCATCGATGCCATATTTGCTCACATACCAACACCAATCTTATTTCTAAACGATATTCTGTCTTCCCGCGTTAAAATGAGTTCCGTTGAAAGTTCTGTGGAAAATTCCCAG ATCACCATTGACTTCAACGTGCTAGCGCCAAAAGAAGAGCTGCAAATGGGAGTAGTTACGTCCCTTATTGCAGCAGCCTCGAACGTGGAACAATTGACGATACTACAACATCCGCTGGTGGAAACGTTCCTCTGGTTGAAGTGGTCCAAGTTGAGAGTATTCTTCTTTAGTCTCGTCTTCGTCCACGCCCTGCTGGTCTTTTCCCTGTCTGGTTATTCCATAACGATATTGCGATACGAGACTGATTACACCCTGTTGCGGAGGATTCTCTCTTCCTGTTCTTGCGTCCTCTTCCTTCACAATGTCGTTCAGGTGCTGATGGTACCTAG ACATTATCTGAGACAGTACGAAACGTGGCTATCGTTCGCCTGCGCGGCGATATCTCTGACGATTTCAATGGGTAGCGCTTATAGAAGCGAGATTACGGCTTCATCAGGGGAAAAGGAATTACACGGTGCTCGACAACCCCCTCAATGGATGTTGCATTCCATCAGCCTGGCAATCCTGCTTGCCTGGATGCAAATGATGCTGTTAATCGGCCGTCTTCCAATGTGCGGATATTACGCGCTCATGTTCTCCACGGTGCTGAAGAATATTCTGAAG GTTCTCCTAGCGTTCGTCTGCCTGATTGTCGGATTCGCGTTCAGCTTCGCCGTTTTGTTCCACGGGAACGACCAGTTTCGCAATTCCTGGAGGGCCGTCGTGAAGACCGTGGTAATGATGATGGGTGAGTACGAGTACGGGGCTCTGTTCTCGGACGAGAAGAATGGGAGTTCCTTCCTACCAGCCACGAGCAGGGTCGTGTTCCTCGCTTTCGTCATGCTCGCTAGTATCGTCCTGATGAACCTGATGATCGGCCTCGCGGTCAATGACATCCAAGGCCTCGAGAAGGAG GGACACATTCGCCAATTGTTGAAGCAGGCCGAGTTTGTGGCTCATTTAGAAAGACTAGTGCTGACATCACATCGAATCTTTCGCCGCAATTGGCTACATCCTCGGTTAGCCAGGCTGCTAGACTCGAGGCGAGGCATTCCCACAAAAATTACGTTCTGTTATCACGAACGTTATTTCCATGAATCATCCCTCGGCGTGCCAGCGAGGCTGAGGGAGGCGTTGTTTCTGCTCGCCTTGGGAAACTCGCGCGACACCGAAAG GCGTGAAAATAACAACGGGGACGATAACGTGGAATTAAAGGCGCTGTTGGAGGAAGTGTTGCTGCAATTAAGGGTACCTTATTATCCGTCCGCCATGAGAAACTTTTCAGTACCTTGTAATGCACGAACGGGGCTGAGGAAGATTACTAACCtgtga